The following are encoded together in the Cyanobacterium aponinum PCC 10605 genome:
- a CDS encoding type 1 glutamine amidotransferase, with translation MSMQLTIGWLYPKLMSTYGDRGNVICLQRRCQWRDLDVSILALDQESSIASFQEFDLIVGGGAQDRQQEIVMRDLQGEKAQIIKEKLTSGIPGVFTCGSPQLLGKYYEPALGQKIEGLGILDLVTKHPGINVPRCIGNVAFDIVAPTLKADLEEMLGEVPTVVGFENHGGRTYLGDVSPLGKVVSGYGNNGEDGYEGAFYQNAIATYAHGPLLPKNPFLADWLIIKAIEHKYQEKISLNPLDDYLADNGRKAMLKRMLNQ, from the coding sequence ATGTCCATGCAGTTAACTATTGGTTGGCTTTATCCTAAATTAATGAGTACTTATGGCGATCGCGGCAATGTAATTTGTTTACAAAGGCGTTGTCAATGGCGAGATTTAGATGTTTCTATTTTAGCCTTAGATCAAGAGAGTTCGATCGCATCTTTTCAGGAATTTGATTTGATAGTGGGGGGAGGGGCACAAGATAGACAGCAGGAAATAGTGATGCGTGATTTACAGGGAGAAAAAGCCCAGATTATCAAGGAAAAATTAACTTCAGGGATTCCGGGGGTATTTACTTGTGGTTCTCCCCAATTACTAGGGAAATATTATGAACCTGCTTTAGGGCAAAAGATTGAGGGATTAGGTATTTTAGATTTAGTAACAAAACATCCGGGCATAAATGTACCCCGTTGCATTGGCAATGTGGCTTTTGATATTGTTGCTCCTACTTTAAAAGCCGATTTAGAGGAAATGTTGGGGGAAGTGCCTACTGTTGTAGGGTTTGAAAATCATGGGGGCAGAACTTATTTAGGAGATGTTTCTCCTCTGGGCAAGGTAGTTAGTGGTTATGGTAATAATGGTGAGGATGGTTATGAAGGGGCTTTTTATCAAAATGCGATCGCAACTTATGCCCATGGGCCTCTTCTACCCAAAAATCCTTTTCTCGCAGATTGGTTAATCATAAAGGCGATCGAACACAAGTACCAAGAAAAAATCAGTCTTAATCCCTTAGATGATTATTTAGCCGATAATGGCCGCAAGGCCATGCTTAAAAGAATGTTAAACCAGTGA
- the bicA gene encoding bicarbonate transporter BicA: MQITNKIHFRNLQGDIFGGLTAAVIALPMALAFGIASGAGASAGLWGAVLVGFFAALFGGTPTLISEPTGPMTVVMTAVIANFATQENGMAIAFTVVMMAGCFQILFGFLKLGKYVTMMPYTVISGFMSGIGIILIILQTAPFLGQANPKGGVIGTIQSLPNLISNTNPLETILAVLTVVILYVVPSRYRRVVPPQLLALILGTVVSIIFFGDADIRRIGEIPTGFPELQVPTIDASQFQKMVFDAMVLGMLGCIDALLTSVVADSLTRTEHDSNKELIGQGLGNLFSGLFGGIAGAGATMGTVVNIQTGGRTALSGLTRAFVLFIIVVWAAPLTSSIPLAVLAGIALKVGINIMDWGFLRRVHKISWKATAIVYTVIALTVFVDLMVAVGVGVFIANIMTIEKLSELRSKSVKMVSTADDEITLSPEEKQVLDLAGGRVLLFHLDGPMIFGVAKAISREHNAISNYDVLIVDLSQVPLLGVTSSLALENAIQEAVDNNHEVFIVGATGKVRSRLEKLGIAGLIPEYHWMSDRLLALQEGLNIVREKQSTDIDVDPSLSKI; encoded by the coding sequence ATGCAAATAACTAATAAAATACATTTTCGAAATTTACAAGGTGATATATTTGGTGGCTTAACAGCGGCGGTTATCGCTTTGCCGATGGCTTTAGCTTTCGGTATTGCTTCTGGTGCAGGAGCTTCGGCTGGTTTATGGGGTGCTGTATTAGTAGGATTCTTTGCCGCTTTATTTGGTGGTACTCCTACTTTAATCTCAGAGCCGACAGGTCCGATGACTGTGGTTATGACTGCTGTAATTGCTAATTTTGCTACTCAAGAAAATGGGATGGCGATCGCGTTTACGGTAGTGATGATGGCAGGATGCTTTCAAATTCTATTCGGGTTTTTGAAGTTGGGTAAATATGTCACCATGATGCCCTATACGGTGATTTCTGGCTTTATGTCAGGGATTGGGATAATATTAATTATCTTGCAAACCGCACCGTTTTTAGGTCAAGCTAACCCCAAAGGTGGCGTTATAGGTACTATTCAAAGCCTTCCTAACTTAATTTCCAATACCAACCCGTTAGAAACCATTTTAGCGGTGTTGACTGTCGTAATTCTTTACGTTGTTCCATCTCGCTATAGAAGAGTTGTACCTCCTCAACTATTAGCTTTAATTCTTGGTACGGTAGTTTCCATCATTTTCTTTGGAGATGCGGATATTCGTCGTATTGGTGAAATTCCCACTGGTTTTCCTGAGTTACAAGTACCTACTATCGATGCCTCTCAATTCCAAAAAATGGTATTTGATGCCATGGTTTTAGGGATGTTGGGTTGTATCGATGCTTTGTTAACTTCTGTTGTGGCAGATAGTTTGACTCGTACCGAACACGATTCTAACAAAGAGTTAATCGGACAGGGTCTAGGTAACTTATTCTCTGGTTTATTTGGTGGTATTGCTGGTGCGGGAGCAACAATGGGTACAGTTGTAAATATTCAAACAGGTGGACGTACTGCTTTATCTGGTTTGACTCGTGCCTTTGTTTTATTTATCATCGTTGTTTGGGCAGCCCCTTTAACTTCTAGTATTCCTTTAGCAGTATTAGCAGGGATTGCCTTAAAAGTTGGTATCAATATTATGGACTGGGGCTTCTTGAGAAGGGTTCATAAAATTTCTTGGAAAGCAACAGCAATTGTTTACACTGTTATCGCTTTAACGGTATTCGTTGATTTAATGGTTGCAGTGGGTGTTGGTGTCTTTATTGCTAACATTATGACCATTGAAAAATTATCGGAATTACGTTCTAAATCAGTGAAAATGGTCAGTACCGCCGATGATGAAATCACTTTAAGTCCCGAAGAAAAACAAGTGTTGGATTTAGCTGGAGGTCGTGTACTATTATTCCATTTAGATGGTCCTATGATTTTTGGTGTAGCCAAGGCTATTTCCCGTGAACATAACGCTATCTCTAACTACGATGTTTTAATTGTTGATTTAAGCCAAGTGCCTTTACTAGGTGTTACTTCTTCCCTTGCTTTAGAAAATGCTATTCAAGAGGCAGTGGATAATAACCATGAAGTGTTTATCGTGGGTGCTACGGGTAAAGTCAGAAGTCGTTTGGAAAAACTTGGTATTGCTGGTTTAATTCCTGAATATCACTGGATGAGCGATCGCCTCTTAGCCTTACAAGAAGGTTTAAATATTGTCAGGGAGAAACAGAGTACTGATATTGATGTTGATCCTTCTCTTTCCAAAATTTAG